In Ignavibacteriota bacterium, the DNA window GGCGACGCTTCGGCGCACGAACTTGCTTTTGCCCGTCTTGTCGTCGATGATCTGGGCCTTGCCGACGCGCGTCGGTGTGTTCGACTTTGGATCGAGAAGCATCACGTTGGATACGTGAATGGGTGCTTCCTGGCGCGTGATGGCGCCCTGAGGGTTCGTCTGCGAGGGCCGGCGATGACGGCTCACGAGATTCACACCTTCCACGATGATCCGCTGCTTTTCGGGGAACACACGCAGCACCTTGCCGGTCTTGCCCTTCGAATTGCCGGCAATGATCATCACCATGTCGTTTTTCTTGATATTCATGAGAACTCTTCCTGTGTCTTGCGGGCGTGTCAGAGAACCTCGTTCGCGAGCGAAACGATTTTCATGAACTGTTTTTCACGAAGTTCGCGGGCGACCGGTCCGAAAATGCGGGTACCGCGCGGTTCGAGGTTCTGATTGATGAGCACCGCGGCGTTTTCATCGAAGCGGATGTAGGAACCGTCCGGACGGCGGTATTCCTTCTTCGTGCGCACGATGACGGCCTTCGACACTTCGCCCTTCTTCACGCCGCCGCCGGGGATGGCGGACTTCACGGAGACGACGATCACATCACCCACCGTGGCGTAGCGACGGCCTGAACCGCCGAGTACGCGGATGCAACGGATACGTTTTGCGCCGGAATTATCGGCTGCGACGAGATTGGTTTCTTCCTGGATCATGATTCGGCCCCTCCTTAGCGTGCACGTTCGACGATTCGAACCAGGCGCCAGCGTTTGTGCCGGCTCAGGGGACGCGTCTCCATGATGAGTACCTTGTCGCCCAATGCGGCAGTTTCGTGTTCATCGTGTGCAAGAAACTTCTTCGTTTTCTTGAAGTACTTCCTGTACAGAGGATGCGGCACCTGGCGCTCGATGGAGACGGTGATCGTCTTGTTCATTTTCGTCGAAACGACGATGCCGGTCCGCGTCTTGCGGAAGGCGCGTTTTTCTGTCGTGGTGGCGGTCTCGGGTGCCATGGTTACTTCTCTTCTCCGCTGCTTTTCCGTTCGCTCAGCACCGTCTGCATGCGCGCGATGTCGCGGCGCAGGATACGGATCTGTGCGGTGTTGGTGAGCTGGCTCGTGGAGACCTGGAAACGCATGCGCGCGAGATTTTCCTCTTCCTGCGTGAGGCGTTCCAGCAGCTCCGGCGTGGGCATTTGTCGTATTTCTGTGGCTTTCATCTTGCGATCGGTCCTATTATTCGCCGACGTAATCGGGGCGCGTGACGATCTTCGTTTTAAGGGGCAGCTTGTGCGCCGCGAGGCGTAGCGCTTCGTGAGCGAGCTTGGACGTCACGCCGCCCACCTCGAACATCACACGACCCGGTTTCACAACGGCCACCCAGAATTCGGGCGCGCCCTTACCTTTTCCCATACGAGTTTCGAGCGGCTTCTTCGAAACGGGCTTGTCGGGGAAAATGCGGATCCAAACCTGTCCGTCGCGCTTCATCGTGCGGTTGAGAGCAACACGCGCCGCTTCGATCTGACGGCTGGTGATCCAGCCCGGCTCCAGGGCCTTGATTCCAAATGATCCGAAGGCGATGCTCGAGCCGCGGAACGCTTTACCGCTCATGCGGCCGCGCTGCGCCTTGCGGAATTTTACTCTTTTCGGCATTAACATGGGTTGATTCCTCGCTTTCCTGTGCCTTGCTCCGCGCCTTTATCGCGTCGCGGTCCCGGCAAATCTGTTCCCGATCACGTCGCCCTTGCAGATCCACACCTTCACGCCGATCGAGCCGTAGACGGTCTGGGCCGTGGTGACGGCATAGTCGATATCGGCGCGCAGCGTGTGCAGTGGAATGCGCCCGTCCTTGTACTGCTCCGTGCGCGACATTTCCGCACCGCCGAGTCGGCCGGCGCACATGACACGCACGCCTTCGGCGCCCATGCGCATCGCCGACGTAATCGCGGCTTTCATCGCGCGGCGAAACGACACGCGGCCCTCGAGCTGCGTGGCGATATTCTCCGCCACCAGATAGGCATCGAGTTCCGGACGCTTGATCTCGGAGATCAGGATTTTGACATCCTTATTCGTCACTTTCTTCAGTTCTTCCTCAAGCTGCGCGATTTCCTTGCCGCTCTTGCCGATGACAACGCCCGGCCGAGAAGTGTGGATGGCCAGTACGACGCGCTTCGGCGTCCGCTCGATGACCACGCGCGAAATGCCCGCCTTCTTGAGGCGATTCCGGATATAATTCCGGATCATGAGATCTTCTTCCAGTTTGGAAGCGAAAGTGCGCTCTTCGTACCAGTTCGCGTCCCATTCCCGGACGATGCCCAATCGGAGACCGACCGGATGTGTCTTCTGACCCAAGGATCCTCCTGATGCCTACTCTTTTTCGGAAACGACGATTGTAAGATGATTTGTCCGTTTGCGGACCCGGTACGCGCGGCCCATCGGAGCCGGCAGTACACGTTTCGCCATGGGGCCGCCGTCCACCATCACCGTTTTAACGAAGACGTTGTGCGGATCGAGACGCCCGGTGTCCTTCGCATTCTGGAGATTTGCGATGGCCGAACGAAGTGTTACCTCGCACACCTTTGAAGCGTGCTTGGGCGAAAAGTGCAGAATGTTGATTGCATCCTCGACGTTCCTGCCACGGATCAGGTCAGCGACAAGCCGCATTTTTCGCGGCGAGCCGGGGATGAATCTCTTTATTGCGCGTGCTTCCAATGCCATTGTGCCACCTGATTAACGGGATGCTTTTTCTGCTTTTGTTCCGGGATGCCCGCGAAAAATGCGGGTGGGTGCGAACTCGCCGAGCTTGTGCCCGATCATGTTTTCCTGCACGTACACCGGAATGAACTTGTTGCCGTTGTGCACCGCGAAGGTATGCCCGATAAAATCGGGCGGAATGGTCGAACGACGCGCCCAAGTCTTCACGACGCGCTTCTGATTCGTGGCGTTGAGCTGCTCCACCTTCGCGAACAGCTTCTCGTCCACAAACGGACCTTTCTTGAGTGAACGAGCCATTACTTCTTCTTCCGCGACTTGATGATATACTTGTTGGACTGATTCTTCTTCTTGCGTGTCTTCTGACCCTTGGCGTACAGACCCCAAGGCGACACGGGATGCTGGCGGCCGCCGCCGGATTTGGACTTGCCCTCGCCGCCACCCATCGGGTGATCGACCGGGTTCATCGCCATACCGCGGGTCTGCGGACGCACGCCAAGCCAGCGCATGCGGCCGGCCTTGCCGTAGCTGATGTTCTCGTGATCGCTGTTGCTCACTATGCCGATGGTAGCCATGCAGTTCATACGCACCATGCGCACTTCGCCGCTCGGGAGACGCACCTGCGCGTACTCGCCTTCCTTCGCAACGATCTGAGCCGAATTGCCCGCGCTACGCGCGATCTGGCCACCCTTGCCGGGCTTCAGCTCGATGTTGTGAATGAAGGTGCCCAGCGGAATGTTCTGGAGCGGCAACGTATTGCCATCCTTGATTTCCGCGGTCGGACCCGATTCGATCACTTCACCCACGCGCAGCGACTGCGGCGCAAGAATGTACCGCTTGTCGCCGTCCTTGTAGGTCACGAGAGCGATGCGCGCCGAGCGGTTCGGATCGTATTCTATGGTCGTCACCGTTCCGGGAACGCCGATCTTGTTGCGCTTGAAATCGATGATGCGATACATGCGCTTGTGACCGCCGCCGCGATGGCGCGAGGTGATGCGGCCCTTCGCGTTGCGGCCACCGCTCTTGGAGAGCGGAGCGAGCAGCGATTTTTCGGGCGTGCTTCGCGTCAATTCCTCGAACGTCGCGATAGAATAATATCGCGTCGCGGGAGTCATCGGTCGTAATTTTCGTATAGCCACGGTTATATCCTCTGCAATCTGGATCGTAATTGACCGCTTATCCCTCGAGCAACTCGATGGTCTGGCCTTCCGCCAGTGTGACAATCGCCTTCTTCCACGAGGCGCGGTTTCCGGAGAAACGGCCCTTGCGCGTGAAGTGCACCTTGGTCTTTCCGCGATAGCGGATAGTCCGGACGCTCGTGACACTCACGGAAAAGCGCTTCTCGATCGCCTTTGCGATCTCGATCTTGTTGGAATCGATGGCGACTTCGAACGCGTACTGGCGCTTCTCGCCCAGCAGCGTCATCTTCTCCGTCAGTATCGGACGTTTGATGATGGTACTCATGCTCGCTCTTCCGTCCTAGATTCTGGTGAAGCTTGATTCGATGACAGGCAAGGCGCTCT includes these proteins:
- the rplX gene encoding 50S ribosomal protein L24 translates to MNIKKNDMVMIIAGNSKGKTGKVLRVFPEKQRIIVEGVNLVSRHRRPSQTNPQGAITRQEAPIHVSNVMLLDPKSNTPTRVGKAQIIDDKTGKSKFVRRSVASGETID
- the rplN gene encoding 50S ribosomal protein L14, producing the protein MIQEETNLVAADNSGAKRIRCIRVLGGSGRRYATVGDVIVVSVKSAIPGGGVKKGEVSKAVIVRTKKEYRRPDGSYIRFDENAAVLINQNLEPRGTRIFGPVARELREKQFMKIVSLANEVL
- the rpsQ gene encoding 30S ribosomal protein S17 — translated: MAPETATTTEKRAFRKTRTGIVVSTKMNKTITVSIERQVPHPLYRKYFKKTKKFLAHDEHETAALGDKVLIMETRPLSRHKRWRLVRIVERAR
- the rpmC gene encoding 50S ribosomal protein L29, producing the protein MKATEIRQMPTPELLERLTQEEENLARMRFQVSTSQLTNTAQIRILRRDIARMQTVLSERKSSGEEK
- the rplP gene encoding 50S ribosomal protein L16 — encoded protein: MLMPKRVKFRKAQRGRMSGKAFRGSSIAFGSFGIKALEPGWITSRQIEAARVALNRTMKRDGQVWIRIFPDKPVSKKPLETRMGKGKGAPEFWVAVVKPGRVMFEVGGVTSKLAHEALRLAAHKLPLKTKIVTRPDYVGE
- the rpsC gene encoding 30S ribosomal protein S3, whose protein sequence is MGQKTHPVGLRLGIVREWDANWYEERTFASKLEEDLMIRNYIRNRLKKAGISRVVIERTPKRVVLAIHTSRPGVVIGKSGKEIAQLEEELKKVTNKDVKILISEIKRPELDAYLVAENIATQLEGRVSFRRAMKAAITSAMRMGAEGVRVMCAGRLGGAEMSRTEQYKDGRIPLHTLRADIDYAVTTAQTVYGSIGVKVWICKGDVIGNRFAGTATR
- the rplV gene encoding 50S ribosomal protein L22; amino-acid sequence: MEARAIKRFIPGSPRKMRLVADLIRGRNVEDAINILHFSPKHASKVCEVTLRSAIANLQNAKDTGRLDPHNVFVKTVMVDGGPMAKRVLPAPMGRAYRVRKRTNHLTIVVSEKE
- the rpsS gene encoding 30S ribosomal protein S19; the protein is MARSLKKGPFVDEKLFAKVEQLNATNQKRVVKTWARRSTIPPDFIGHTFAVHNGNKFIPVYVQENMIGHKLGEFAPTRIFRGHPGTKAEKASR
- the rplB gene encoding 50S ribosomal protein L2, encoding MAIRKLRPMTPATRYYSIATFEELTRSTPEKSLLAPLSKSGGRNAKGRITSRHRGGGHKRMYRIIDFKRNKIGVPGTVTTIEYDPNRSARIALVTYKDGDKRYILAPQSLRVGEVIESGPTAEIKDGNTLPLQNIPLGTFIHNIELKPGKGGQIARSAGNSAQIVAKEGEYAQVRLPSGEVRMVRMNCMATIGIVSNSDHENISYGKAGRMRWLGVRPQTRGMAMNPVDHPMGGGEGKSKSGGGRQHPVSPWGLYAKGQKTRKKKNQSNKYIIKSRKKK
- the rplW gene encoding 50S ribosomal protein L23, which gives rise to MSTIIKRPILTEKMTLLGEKRQYAFEVAIDSNKIEIAKAIEKRFSVSVTSVRTIRYRGKTKVHFTRKGRFSGNRASWKKAIVTLAEGQTIELLEG